Proteins encoded together in one Impatiens glandulifera chromosome 1, dImpGla2.1, whole genome shotgun sequence window:
- the LOC124919693 gene encoding uncharacterized protein LOC124919693 produces the protein MGCLVSTPKDTAGNRRRPTNIGDVSVFVPGMRIPKPTDFSQSLGEYLSKSIVERLAALRTRIVVMAGQEAPTITRTRRKSATQHGGSTLADLQQALEDYLPVLLGLVKDGSPLQHKVQFSWVNQEDDAEETTLSNAWYEVLSALHLMAVLSLSQANLLLLPRTSSDGYLAKVSEESRRAAIDVFLKAAGFLDCAVRQVLPLLPTEYRRNLPVDLAEGVLRALCLQALGQGVDVQLGMAIDSTKATLAVKRRLACEMVKYWQQAQDNIANISLSNGWGEKHQLFVKWKYIEAKAAAYYYHGLILDEGNTEKLHGMAVAALQAADEYLKESKRACEAFNTATPVSRNPPLWGTMKYLSEKIPKDTSSRVRINRDLYTHERIMETAPTLPDFALALKPDEYVLPPVHSSWNDENCQVGYGLNKVMGETT, from the exons ATGGGATGTTTAGTGTCAACCCCAAAGGATACTGCTGGAAATCGACGGCGGCCAACGAACATTGGGGATGTTTCTGTTTTTGTTCCTGGCATGCGGATTCCCAAACCTACTGACTTTTCTCAATCGCTTGGTGAATACTTGTCTAAAAGTATAGTTGAACGCCTTGCGGCACTTAGAACTCGTATTGTTGTAATGGCTGGACAAGAAGCTCCCACAATCACAAGGACAAGAAGAAAATCTGCCACTCAGCATG GAGGTTCCACGCTGGCTGATCTTCAACAGGCGCTTGAAGATTACTTGCCTGTTCTTTTGGGATTAGTTAAAGATG GAAGCCCACTGCAGCATAAAGTACAGTTCTCATGGGTTAACCAGGAAGATGATGCGGAG GAAACAACATTGTCTAATGCTTGGTACGAGGTCTTGTCTGCTCTGCACTTGATGGCAGTATTATCATTATCACAAGCCAACTTGCTGCTGCTCCCAAGAACATCTTCTGATGGTTATCTAGCAAAAGTATCTGAAg AGAGTAGACGTGCTGCTATAGATGTTTTCTTGAAGGCGGCAGGATTCCTAGATTGTGCTGTTAGACAAGTTCTTCCCCTTTTGCCGACAGAATATAG GAGGAACTTGCCAGTTGATCTTGCTGAGGGAGTCCTTCGAGCACTTTGCCTTCAAGCATTGGGGCAG GGTGTTGATGTCCAACTTGGGATGGCAATCGATAGCACCAAGGCCACACTTGCTGTTAAGAGAAGGCTTGCATGTGAGATGGTTAAGTACTGGCAGCAG GCACAAGATAATATTGCAAATATTTCACTATCCAATGGTTGGGGAGAAAAACATCAGCTCTTTGTTAAATGGAAATATATTGAAGCAAAG GCTGCTGCATATTATTATCATGGTTTGATCCTTGACGAAGGAAATACAGAGAAGTTGCATGGCATGGCTGTGGCTGCCTTGCAGGCAGCAGACGAGTATCTGAAAGAAAGTAAAAGAGCATGTGAGGCTTTTAATACCGCTACTCCTGTATCACG aAACCCACCTCTATGGGGAACAATGAAGTACCTATCAGAAAAAATACCAAAAGATACCTCAAGCAGGGTCCGAATTAACCGGGATTTGTACACCCATGAGAG AATCATGGAGACTGCACCGACATTACCAGATTTTGCTCTGGCCCTTAAACCAGATGAATATGTACTTCCTCCCGTTCACAGCTCATGGAACGATGAGAACTGTCAAGTCGGATATGGGCTCAATAAGGTTATGGGTGAAACAACATAG